The following are from one region of the Pseudorasbora parva isolate DD20220531a chromosome 12, ASM2467924v1, whole genome shotgun sequence genome:
- the spega gene encoding striated muscle preferentially expressed protein kinase isoform X1: MRKSSSTFSSNHEIPDQYPVKAPPVFLRKLKRAAVAGGCDVRLRVSVGGNPRPTLHWYHNDDPLINDHEDYDGLWIRDCKQTDGGLYTCVAVNHLGEARTSTVLSVLDLGEDSNSTEDESAEPQVSMEMKEQFMPPQGEAINSQPAARGRAMLSQIPSDGLVVEREMRILGSRAPGLEDPLSPGRQENTGGLLDFKTREASPFVQTQPFQKAQSSVSDVDLTTAHNVTKTAMNGAELPIKLSKSSASSQSSGSQDTPPIQTLKVTQPSSKILDKVRVFEEQRHSSNIPKVPSSRLSWGFNRASSCSSSEDGRSKAGKPQDNSMSQVALKRSFFKQKASSLEEQSTYVEKSFQSKLSEELSRIKKLVGKSNIKKAFSMDQLTQTDKQYAGNIESVPAQVIQKVEDAREKKYIDSNDLPEAKKHWSTLPKEESPEPSRQKLPEDSKQHERKAAPDITENQCRKNSTPRQLLDRKVISEKVAFSKIPGHCSPRVPRTNVSHKLPKSPVEIPPAQSIIQAGLLQAPLKPPRLFGSVCTLPKSFKEREEKKDSSLAPKVTIPTIVVENEHVDEEADKAESGQKEANKNEEKTARSKREDPSDDFCKSVEEAPMSDLPFKDAMEASGSEMLQGIIKGNPGPRAAPAESSLTITRPMQDLKVKAGEIALFECFINGPKAVDVDWLANGKLIQPALFDCKMQFDGHRCSLLLKSAHEDYSGIYTCKVRSAKEKLTCTANLLVIPSKEPLFTRKLMVLEATEGWSAQFDCKVSGSPPPEVTWTHCEQPVVETDNIRILKVNGHHSLLIPYVNKESEGFYTVIARNVHGEAESSAELIIQEPRPAISTHMSRLEKMPSIPEEPEMSEGEVEHKAMPDFIKPLSDLEVVEGKEAVLKCTVTGLPYPKIIWYHNGKKIESTDDRKMIQYRDVHSLVINSVCHGHSGVYKCVISNKVGKAACYAHLYVAVSLPEPPEGPPVIESITGRTVLLSWKRPKNLDPSIDPASLMFVVQQQALGSTQWTTIASSLRDTTYIVPSLSKGVCYSFRVLSATGKAFSKPSQPTDLVQLIDRGQYLHKAPVILDKPDIVYVVENQPVTIIITLNHVQATGTWKRRGLELVNKPGALEMTMPDDDQHALHISKVKSTDVGQLIFTANNQYGSDLCTVQLAMAVSPTFEIIMEDLDVCVGETSRLAVVVDGKPDPDILWFKDSILLAESSHFTFVYDDRECSLVILNAQPEDIGVYTCTAKNMAGSVSCKAELTVHTPKNVEEEEERMEDEGTILRRMRRLTDYYDIHKEIGRGAFSYVKRVTHKKGQSFAAKFISVRAKRKTCSLREMTLLSELDHEKIVHFHDAFEKRRVVVIITELCHEELLERITKRTAILESEVQSIIRQLLEGIAYLHHNDIIHLDIKPENILMADQKSDHIRICDFGNAVKVKPNEELYCKYGTPEFIAPEIVNQSPISKSTDIWPVGVITYLCLTGVSPFAGENDRDTLLNIRNYNVAFEESMFKHLCKEAKGFIIKVLVPNQLRPDAAQCLLHPWFKSLTKGKSITTTLHKQVLARRKWQCSLIRYKSKMVMSSISDLLDDSSSHVSLAVPRNIKDCSPPPSSSSDSDEDTDELPFIPMPHTMMFSGSRMSLTEIHEDDDNVIRGSNESYQKNMNRLEDITECQQTDRQENVDDLEIAERTELLKESLQRGASVEAEQVAGKSRRELMRRGSSADSALLLQITHEDGNVKDNTEESQKHMKKAVSMELPHRSSSPKTGKLSKEDYALKLDLMRQRLLRGGTVDKNMSGLRGPLLDTLGVDDDRRTASLDRSFRLARLSTSGVSQAFSTDSTEETKSLSRKRSSLRDGNAESISLHRRSGAPLEIPSIILDATSNITNQAKTCLPPVFPREISSKLPTPDSENKQVSKGEESIDNVHIINTSQPGSMLDDTDKTLENMEEHTLSQDSVQGNINKSTESSLDILPHDISSNYSSKMQVNGKKASSVTVLPIPILKISQPDTQPTTGLAYQPTLRTDIKDIDSEELFESRFKKRDSSLTHGLKRLTRTKSEENSPVLPRKSDEEVYRPGPIGAPLEFGPRRLQEKSKSVQDLREVEKESGLGLIGRFSLRARRSQPIHKKGKEETSDSVGNRRRVTWAMGRSKSLDKNEVETGRFDNTIDTNKDNLEKDIKKVTDSPVLAVRHKFESNVAGIFDRVHSKSKDRKDKETKPHVDAETLKEGKKDIKKINDSPVLALRKKFESKVSGFSLRKQSQPEKTEGDKETRNEEQKAPLPSCHRRSQSEGLIHKNVDIPENQLPSQATTSSNENLTSSAQSVESFKTPETDIRSRWDRWGLSRSKRDRTPSKSSAPATSKEDFPPVFHITLKDHVLLEGNPVTLSCLPAGNPEPKIVWMKDKKPLEIHDRMSLVASPDGRQLLMIMKTSKKDAGIYECVATNNLASATTSCILSLACVPRPPGTPEIPQIYNNTALVQWKPSDTKVPCTYILERKFDGDDKWLTEATGVTDCFYNSSKLPIGSTIRFRVACVNKAGQGPYSNVSEGVSINAKVAQLNKPAEMKTHPSASFPVVTTAVIKSAVTLTQPSVFSQSISPITAQPGEVTNTSPEVPVSHPCPKTSMPPLVLPKPTSTINMVPPFTQAQTVSPRSCTAPPSIGRSISPVPTYVPATCSVAPTPVSPPVILVSSISPIGEGASSPTTETPTGRVVSCTKTETTLRQGVPQKPYSFLDEKSRGRFGVIRDCRENATGKMFIAKIVPYDQQTKQTVIKEYEILKSLRCERIMALHEAYITPRYLVLITEYCTGKEILYSLIDRFCYSEDDVVGLIVQILQGLEYLHNCRILHLDIKPDNIMVTNLNVIKIIDFGSAQRFNPLSLQQYSRDLGTLEYMAPEILKGDLVGPPADIWSLGVLSYIMLSGRHPFQDKDPKLTETKIHAAKFDSSKLYPKVSQSASTFLKKILNGYQWCRPTIKDCLNHSWLHDTYLKKLRRQTLTFTTTRLKEFLVEHQRRCAESATKHKVLLRVYQSGPSSPASSTKPSSPSTPISEEIQGL; encoded by the exons CCAGGGGGAGAGCAATGCTTTCCCAAATCCCGAGTGATGGTCTAGTAGTGGAGAGGGAAATGCGAATCCTAGGCTCTAGGGCTCCTGGTCTTGAGGATCCCTTGTCACCTGGAAGGCAAGAAAATACTGG GGGCCTATTGGACTTTAAAACAAGGGAAGCTTCTCCATTTGTCCAAACCCAGCCATTCCAAAAAGCTCAAAGCTCCGTAAGTGATGTAGATCTAACAACTGCCCACAATGTCACCAAAACAGCCATGAATGGAGCTGAACTCCCTATTAAGTTATCAAAAAGCTCAGCTTCATCGCAAAGCAGTGGGTCCCAAGATACACCCCCCATCCAAACTCTCAAAGTGACACAGCCAAGTTCCAAAATCTTAGACAAAGTGAGAGTTTTTGAGGAACAAAGACATAGCAGTAACATTCCAAAGGTGCCTTCATCAAGACTGTCATGGGGTTTCAATCGAGCATCATCCTGCAGCAGTTCTGAGGATGGAAGGAGTAAAGCAGGGAAGCCCCAAGATAACTCAATGAGTCAAGTAGCACTCAAGAGATCTTTCTTCAAGCAAAAAGCATCCTCTCTGGAGGAACAGTCAACCTATGTAGAGAAAAGTTTTCAGAGTAAACTCTCAGAAGAGCTTTCCCGAATAAAGAAACTTGTCGGAAAGTCTAACATCAAGAAAGCCTTTTCAATGGATCAGCTcacccagactgacaaacagtATGCTGGAAACATTGAGTCAGTTCCAGCCCAAGTAATTCAGAAGGTGGAAGATGCAAGagagaaaaaatatattgattCAAATGATTTACCAGAGGCAAAAAAACATTGGTCAACCTTGCCAAAGGAAGAATCACCAGAACCTTCGAGACAGAAACTGCCAGAGGACTCAAAACAACATGAAAGGAAAGCAGCCCCTGATATTACAGAAAACCAGTGCAGGAAAAATTCTACGCCCAGGCAATTATTAGACAGAAAAGTCATCAGTGAAAAGGTCGCTTTCAGTAAAATACCAGGACACTGTTCACCAAGGGTACCAAGGACAAATGTGTCCCACAAATTACCAAAATCACCTGTAGAAATACCACCTGCCCAATCCATAATTCAAGCGGGTTTGTTGCAAGCACCTCTAAAACCTCCAAGGTTGTTTGGCTCAGTTTGCACGCTTCCAAAGTCATTTaaggagagagaggagaaaaAAGACTCATCGCTTGCACCTAAAGTTACCATACCTACTATTGTGGTTGAAAATGAGCATGTGGATGAAGAGGCAGATAAAGCAGAGAGTGGTCAAAAGGAAGCTaacaaaaatgaagaaaaaactgCCAGAAGTAAAAGAG AAGACCCATCAGATGACTTCTGCAAGTCTGTGGAGGAGGCCCCCATGTCTGATCTTCCTTTTAAGGATGCCATGGAAGCTTCTGGATCAGAGATGCTTCAGGGCATCATCAAGGGAAACCCTGGCCCCAGAG CAGCTCCTGCTGAGTCATCTCTGACAATTACCAGACCAATGCAGGATTTAAAAGTCAAGGCAGGAGAGATAGCCTTGTTTGAATGTTTCATAAATGGGCCAAAGGCTGTGGATGTTGATTGGCTGGCCAATGGGAAGTTGATACAGCCTGCACTATTTGATTGTAAGATGCAATTTGATGGACACAGATGCAGTCTTCTGTTAAAATCTGCACATGAAGACTACAGTGGAATCTATACTTGCAAAGTCAGATCAGCAAAAG AAAAGCTCACTTGTACAGCTAATCTTCTGGTGATTCCATCGAAAGAGCCACTCTTTACGCGGAAACTGATGGTACTGGAGGCTACTGAGGGCTGGTCTGCACAATTTGATTGCAAAGTCAGTGGATCTCCACCTCCTGAAGTCACCTGGACTCATTGTG AACAACCTGTGGTGGAGACGGATAATATTCGCATTCTCAAAGTAAATGGTCACCACTCTTTGCTTATCCCTTATGTCAACAAGGAGAGTGAGGGATTTTACACAGTAATTGCTCGAAATGTTCATGGAGAAGCAGAGAGCTCAGCGGAACTCATTATACAGGAACCTCGACCGGCCATATCTACTCACAT GTCAAGGTTAGAAAAGATGCCATCAATCCCTGAAGAGCCTGAGATGTCTGAGGGAGAGGTAGAACACAAGGCAATGCCAGATTTTATAAAACCTCTCAGTGACCTGGAAGTAGTAGAAGGGAAAGAAGCAGTATTGAAGTGCACAGTAACAGGTCTGCCATACCCCAAAATCATTTGGTACCACAATGGCAAGAAGATAGAAAGCACTGATGACAGAAAGATGATACAAT ACAGGGATGTTCACAGTCTGGTCATTAATTCTGTTTGTCATGGCCACAGTGGTGTGTATAAATGTGTCATCTCCAATAAAGTGGGCAAGGCAGCCTGTTATGCTCATTTATATGTTGCAG TTAGTCTTCCTGAGCCACCTGAGGGTCCTCCGGTAATTGAATCTATAACTGGGAGAACAGTCTTATTGAGCTGGAAAAGACCAAAAAACCTGGACCCATCCATAG ATCCTGCTTCACTCATGTTTGTTGTTCAACAACAAGCTTTGGGCTCCACCCAGTGGACAACCATTGCCTCCAGCCTCAGAGACACTACTTATATAGTGCCCTCACTTTCTAAGGGAGTGTGTTATTCCTTCAGAGTCCTTAGTGCTACTGGAAAAGCATTCAGCAAACCCTCTCAACCCACTGACCTGGTCCAGCTCATTGATAgag GACAGTATTTACACAAAGCTCCAGTCATCCTGGACAAACCTGATATTGTGTATGTAGTTGAGAACCAGCCTGTCACCATCATAATAACCCTTAATCATGTCCAAGCAACAGGCACGTGGAAAAG AAGGGGACTAGAGCTTGTCAACAAACCTGGTGCATTAGAAATGACCATGCCTGACGATGACCAGCATGCCCTCCACATTTCCAAAGTGAAAAGCACGGATGTAGGGCAGCTTATCTTCACAGCAAACAACCAGTATGGCAGTGACCTCTGCACTGTGCAGCTGGCCATGGCAG TGTCCCCTACATTTGAGATCATCATGGAAGACttggatgtgtgtgtgggcgAAACATCTCGTTTAGCTGTTGTTGTAGATGGAAAACCTGACCCTGATATCCTCTGGTTCAAG GATAGTATTCTTCTTGCGGAGAGCAGTCATTTTACCTTTGTGTATGATGACAGAGAGTGCTCACTTGTTATTCTCAATGCTCAGCCTGAGGATATAGGGGTCTACACTTGCACTGCTAAGAACATGGCTGGATCAGTGTCCTGTAAGGCTGAGCTTACTGTCCATACTC CCAAAAAtgtggaggaagaagaagagagaaTGGAAGATGAAGGCACAATTCTACGGAGGATGCGTAGGCTGACTGATTACTATGACATACACAAAGAGATTGGCAG AGGGGCGTTTTCATATGTCAAGCGGGTGACACACAAAAAAGGCCAATCATTTGCAGCAAAATTCATTTCAGTGCGGGCAAAGAGAAAGacttgttccctgagagagatGACCCTCTTGTCAGAGTTAGACCATGAGAAGATTGTCCACTTCCATGATGCTTTTGAAAAGAGGCGTGTAGTGGTCATTATTACTGAACT GTGCCATGAAGAGCTGTTGGAAAGAATAACAAAAAGAACAGCCATCTTAGAATCTGAG GTTCAGTCTATCATTCGGCAGCTACTTGAGGGTATCGCCTATCTTCACCATAATGACATAATTCACCTTGATATAAAG CCTGAAAACATTCTCATGGCAGACCAAAAAAGTGATCACATTCGTATTTGCGATTTTGGCAATGCTGTGAAAGTCAAACCAAATGAAGAATTGTACTGCAAATACGGCACACCAGAATTCATTGCTCCTGAGATTGTAAACCAGTCACCCATCTCCAAATCTACAGACATTTG GCCAGTGGGTGTCATAACTTATTTATG CCTTACAGGAGTTTCCCCATTTGCTGGGGAAAATGACCGTGACACTCTGCTGAACATTAGAAATTATAATGTTGCATTTGAGGAAAGCATGTTCAAACACCTTTGCAAAGAAGCAAAAGGGTTCATCATAAAGGTCCTTGTACCAAACCAACT GAGACCTGATGCCGCACAATGTCTTCTTCATCCTTGGTTCAAG TCACTGACAAAGGGAAAAAGCATCACCACGACATTACATAAGCAAGTGCTAGCCAGACGAAAATGGCAG TGTTCACTCATTAGATACAAGTCTAAAATGGTGATGAGCTCCATTTCAGACTTGCTGGATGACTCTTCTAGCCATGTTTCCCTTGCTGTGCCAAGAAACATTAAAGACTGCTCACCACCCCCATCGTCGTCCTCTGACTCAGATGAGGACACTGATGAACTTCCTTTCATCCCTATGCCCCACACAATGATGTTCTCTGGTTCACGGATGTCTCTGACTGAGATCCATGAGGATGATGATAATGTCATTAGAGGATCCAATGAGTCCTACCAAAAAAACATGAATCGGCTCGAAGACATCACAGAATGTCAGCAAACTGATCGACAGGAGAATGTCGATGACCTGGAGATTGCAGAAAGGACTGAACTCTTGAAAGAATCCTTGCAAAGGGGTGCCAGTGTAGAAGCTGAACAGGTAGCAGGCAAGTCCAGAAGAGAGCTTATGCGAAGAGGGAGTTCTGCTGACAGTGCGCTTCTTCTACAGATCACACATGAAGATGGTAATGTGAAGGATAATACAGAGGAAAGCCAAAAGCATATGAAAAAGGCAGTTTCTATGGAGCTTCCACACAGGAGCAGTAGTCCAAAGACAGGCAAGCTGAGTAAGGAAGACTATGCTCTAAAACTTGATCTTATGAGGCAGAGGTTGCTAAGAGGGGGTACTGTTGACAAGAATATGAGTGGTCTTCGTGGCCCCCTGCTTGATACACTGGGTGTTGATGATGACAGGCGAACTGCCTCTTTGGATCGTAGTTTCAGACTTGCCAGATTGAGTACTTCAGGAGTTTCTCAGGCATTCTCCACTGACagtactgaagaaacaaaatcTTTATCCAGGAAGAGGTCATCTTTAAGGGATGGAAATGCAGAATCAATTTCACTACATAGGAGATCTGGAGCCCCACTAGAGATTCCCTCCATTATTCTGGATGCCACGTCTAATATCACAAACCAAGCCAAGACTTGCCTGCCACCTGTGTTTCCAAGAGAAATTTCTTCCAAGCTACCAACTCCAGACTCAGAAAATAAACAGGTGTCTAAGGGAGAGGAATCTATTGATAATGTCCATATTATAAATACCTCTCAGCCTGGGTCTATGTTAGATGACACTGATAAGACTTTAGAAAATATGGAAGAACATACATTATCTCAAGACAGTGTGCAAGGAAACATTAATAAAAGTACTGAATCTTCTCTTGATATACTACCACATGACATATCCTCAAATTATTCCAGTAAAATGCAGGTAAATGGCAAAAAGGCATCATCTGTCACAGTATTACCCATCCCTATCTTGAAAATCTCACAGCCAGATACTCAACCTACCACTGGACTGGCATAccagccgacacttagaacggatATCAAAGATATTGATTCAGAGGAACTTTTTGAGTCAAGGTTTAAGAAAAGGGATTCCTCTTTGACTCATGGCCTGAAACGATTGACAAGGACAAAGTCTGAAGAAAACTCGCCAGTTCTCCCACGGAAATCAGATGAAGAGGTTTATCGACCTGGCCCTATAGGTGCCCCATTGGAGTTTGGGCCTAGAAGATTACAGGAAAAATCCAAGTCTGTCCAAGACCTAAGGGAGGTGGAGAAGGAATCTGGGCTTGGACTTATTGGAAGATTCTCTTTACGTGCAAGGAGATCGCAAcccattcataaaaaagggAAAGAGGAGACCTCAGATTCCGTAGGTAACAGACGACGAGTAACCTGGGCTATGGGACGTAGCAAGTCCCTAGACAAAAATGAAGTTGAGACTGGAAGATTTGATAACACTATAGATACAAACAAAGACAATCTTGAGAAAGACATTAAGAAGGTTACTGATTCACCTGTCCTTGCTGTACGACATAAATTTGAATCTAATGTTGCAGGAATATTTGATAGAGTGCATAGTAAGTCAAAAGACAGAAAGGACAAGGAAACTAAACCCCATGTTGATGCAGAAACTCTAAAAGAAGGGAAGAAAGACATCAAGAAAATAAATGATTCACCAGTTCTGGCATTGCGAAAAAAGTTTGAGTCAAAGGTATCTGGATTTTCATTAAGAAAACAAAGTCAGCCTGAGAAGACAGAGGGAGATAAGGAAACTAGAAATGAAGAGCAGAAAGCACCTTTGCCCTCCTGTCATCGCCGCTCTCAGTCTGAAGGACTCATTCACAAGAATGTGGACATTCCAGAGAACCAGCTTCCCTCACAAGCTACTACATCATCCAACGAGAACTTAACTTCCAGTGCACAGTCTGTAGAGTCCTTTAAGA CTCCTGAAACTGACATAAGGTCTAGGTGGGACAGATGGGGTTTGTCCAGAAGTAAGAGAGACAGGACTCCATCTAAATCAAGCGCACCTGCAACTTCAAAGGAAG atTTTCCTCCAGTTTTCCATATTACACTAAAGGACCATGTTCTTCTTGAAGGAAATCCAGTCACCCTTAGTTGTCTTCCAGCTGGTAACCCTGAGCCTAAAATAGTATGGATGAAAG ATAAGAAACCTTTGGAGATTCATGACAGAATGAGCTTAGTGGCCTCCCCAGATGGAAGACAACTTTTGATGATCATGAAGACATCAAAGAAGGATGCTGGAATCTATGAATGTGTAGCCACTAATAACCTGGCCTCTGCAACTACTTCCTGTATACTGTCCTTAGCCT GTGTTCCAAGACCACCAGGAACCCCAGAGATCCCACAGATATACAATAACACTGCTTTGGTACAATGGAAACCATCAGACACCAAAGTTCCTTGCACATACATACTTGAGAGAAAATTTGATG GTGATGATAAGTGGTTGACTGAAGCTACAGGAGTGACTGATTGTTTCTACAATTCTTCTAAACTTCCAATTGGTTCTACCATCCGATTCCGCGTGGCATGTGTAAATAAAGCTGGCCAAGGTCCATACAGTAATGTATCAGAGGGAGTAAGCATTAATGCTAAAG TGGCACAACTCAATAAGCCTGCTGAAATGAAGACACATCCTTCAGCTTCTTTCCCTGTTGTGACCACTGCTGTGATAAAATCTGCTGTTACATTAACACAGCCAAGTGTGTTTAGTCAGTCTATTAGTCCTATTACTGCACAGCCTGGTGAAGTCACAAATACTTCCCCTGAAGTCCCTGTTTCTCACCCTTGCCCAAAGACGTCCATGCCTCCTCTTGTTCTCCCCAAACCAACAAGCACTATAAACATGGTTCCCCCTTTTACGCAAGCCCAGACTGTATCCCCAAGGTCATGCACAGCTCCACCCTCAATAGGCAGATCAATTTCCCCAGTCCCTACATATGTTCCAGCCACTTGCTCAGTTGCTCCCACCCCTGTCTCTCCCCCTGTGATTTTGGTCAGCAGTATCAGTCCAATAGGAGAAGGAGCAAGCTCACCCACAACAGAAACACCTACAGGACGAGTGGTATCCTGCACCAAAACTGAGACCACTTTGAGGCAAGGAGTTCCTCAGAAGCCGTACAGCTTTTTGGATGAGAAATCTAG GGGTCGTTTTGGGGTGATAAGAGATTGCAGAGAAAACGCAACAGGGAAGATGTTCATAGCAAAGATAGTTCCCTATGATCAGCAGACCAAGCAAACGGTCATAAAGGAGTATGAGATCCTGAAGTCTCTCCGTTGTGAAAGAATCATGGCCCTACATGAAGCCTATATCACACCTCGCTACCTTGTACTCATAACAGAGTACTGCACAGGCAAGGAGATCCTGTACAGTCTCATTGACAG ATTCTGTTACTCTGAAGATGATGTAGTTGGTTTAATTGTTCAGATCCTTCAAGGTTTAGAATATCTCCACAACTGCCGGATTCTTCATCTGGACATTAAGCCAGACAATATCATGGTCACCAACCTCAATGTGATTAAAATCATAGATTTTGGCAGTGCTCAAAGGTTTAACCCTCTCTCACTCCAACAATACAGCAGAGATCTTGGGACTCTGGAGTACATGG CTCCAGAAATACTGAAAGGGGATCTAGTAGGACCCCCAGCAGACATTTGGAGCTTGGGAGTTCTTTCTTACATTAT GCTCAGCGGTAGACATCCTTTCCAAGACAAAGACCCAAAACTGACGGAGACCAAAATCCATGCAGCAAAGTTTGACTCATCTAAGCTCTACCCAAAGGTGTCCCAAAGTGCCTCCACATTTTTAAAGAAGATATTAAATGGCTATCAATG